The Lactuca sativa cultivar Salinas chromosome 2, Lsat_Salinas_v11, whole genome shotgun sequence genome includes the window TGAAACTATCACTGAAGCTCTTCAACGAAAGAAAAGGGACAAAGAGCTGGATGAAACTCTTAAAATAGCTCGAGAGGCCGAGGCTAGGGAAAGAAAGATCAAGGAGGATGAGGATGCTATACAAGCCAAGAAGACTCTGTTCCCAGAATGGGACAGAGACACACTCATCAATCAAGCGATTGAGTTTCCCTCCATATATTGGTTGGAACCGATTGCATCTTTCGAGTGTGAAAATACCAAAGACTCgcagtttgacatgccaatcaCGCGAAAAGCTTTTACATTTCATTGCTTTGATGTCACTGCCGATGTCCCTCATCCAAACTTGAAGGTTGACAGAGAATTAATAGATTTCTATTTGAAGTATGGTCAACCGTAGTACTTGAcatggagtgcacagaagatcATTAAAGTCAAGGTACTGAAACCGACACAGGCTGGGAAATTTGTGAACGTTAACTTCAAAATCAACAGAGGAACGGCCAACACAGAACATCTCATTTCTCTGGCAGATCTTCCCAGTCTGAATCCGCATGATTGGATTCTGCTATACAACATTCTTCTCTCCAATCATAGAGAGTATGAACCGATTCTGAAACATCTCAAAAGAATGTTGGCTTCCTACATCCATGAGCTCGCCACTATGGATCAAGAAATAGCAAAGATTATGAACAAGAAACCGACCGTCAAGCCTACTTCCAAGACAGGAGACGTTCATAAAATGAAGTTAGGGCAAATTGACTCTTCCAATCTGACGGTCATGTTCACAAGAGGCGACAAGCATAAGTTTTTGTTTGCTTTGGTAGACAAACATCTGTTTTCAACAGATTGTCTGGAGCATATTATAAATATCATTCaccgatgcaagcagaactcCACAGCAGACAAAAAGAACTTCACTGATATGCTTCGTTGGTATATCACCTTCAGGCATCACATTATGGCTATTATACCGAGGATTTTTGAGACGGTAAAGAAGCCCTCTGTTGTTAAAAGAGAATGAAGATTTTGTGCcaaagacgcaaagggggagattgttgaagataattgtgttgcgtcttgggccctTTTGTTTTACAACCGGATTGGGCTTGTCAATCCGTGTTTAACTAGATTAGCCTTCTTTTTCTTAGAAAAACTGTTAGGGTTTCATtataaatatatgcatgcatgtatgcgtataGTAACGGTCTTCACTCTCATTGAATATTGtaaaccctaaaatcctctacagttgatgttctttatcgagctcttctgaggattgttttattgaatcattcgacacttTTTGATTCATTAGCTTGTTCTTAATTGTTTATCTAGTCATTTATCTACCTGtttcatagatctaatcgatctttaagttTGTTTTGAACTCATCACTTATATTGGTCATTTAGGACCTCTAGAGCCTTGCatgttcataaagtttgcaactttacgtgataaacatgccttagaagcttggatctgtaatctgGAACCTTGCCATGTCTTAAAAAGCGTCTGCATGGATGAAGGTCTGCAAGGACTCGGGGATTTGagggaacaactcggcgagcccgttGATGAtggccatgaactcggcgagttggatgaacaactcggatagttcgttgaagattgccttgaactcggcgagtcgactagaGTTTCTCCTAAATTCTTGGACAcgtatgaactcggtgagttaaagGGGAACTCGACAAGCCAATcaaggatttcacgacttctcgagttcaggaaggactcgacgagttggcgaactgcactcgacgagtcgagtcaacatggaccgttgactttgactgtggactttgacttggaccaagggttgaccagttgacttctaagGATATTCTGGTAATTTGGAGATTtatgaaaaagggttttatggtaACTATAGGTGGTGTAGTTCGTGTTGGTGATTCGGGAGTTGAGCTTTCTAGTTTCAGacgacagttgcgaggtgagttctcctcactatactaaggggtctaaggcaccaaggtcggaccATTGGATATACTATCCTAGCAGTGTTAGAGGTTGAGTACGAGTTAGTGTTGCATGttagtggttatgccagttaggtggATCTGTAGGACTACATGTGATGTTATGTGGTTATTGAATGTTCAGTGGTTATGTTATGTGCTTCTtatatgggatgggttgaggttttaCTACTTCAtgtggtagccaacaaaccctaggagcattccggttacgggctaagggagactcgtactgtgggctcaggagcattccagttacgggctaaggaagactcatactgtgggctcgtGGGTATACAATTTTTAGGGTTGTGGACCCGTTATGTGTTGTTCTGTtcagtttgttatgatatgttattgctGCCATggctatgtggactgtatgtgtatcggtattttgggggtaactcactaagctttcgggcttacagtttcagtttattgtttcaggtacattaggggatcgcggcaaggcaaaggcacgatcgtacagctcctcatattatgtttatgtttctgggaatactctgatacaTAATATTTTGagaacaaagttgtaatgttttgatgttgacatgttttaaaattttaaattggtttgaaatttttgggtgttacacacaCAACTCACAGCCACCTCCcatggtgggtggtggtgatgagACAAGGCAGCTACGGTCTTGATGGCGATTAACGACAGCAACCGAAGCTTAGTACCCGGCAGCTCCCTTGTCTTCGACGAAGACGGGCAGCAGCGACACCAGCAGGGTTGAGACGCATTGTTAACGAACGGATGTCGAACAAAAGAAGGGTGGTGGCACATCTTCGATTCCCAGCCGGTACAACCTCATTCATCCCCTCACGGTGGCTTTCCCTCATTTATGCACGTCGTCCGGCAGTGGCGGTAGAATCCCGATGGCAAAGAGGCAAATGGGGCGGTGGCGACGGCTAGAGGGGTCACGAACGGTGGCCACCACAACACCACGCCTTCGATCTTCACTGATGCAGTTGTGTTTCCATCTCAAACGGTCATCAACCTCATTCAATGGTGCTCAGTGGTTGGAGAACGACTAAGTGGAAGGTGGCGGCGGCCAGAGAGAGTGGGAGTCATAAGGTCGGCGGCTGCatcatttagggttagggtttgggaccggGGGTGACGGGTTTATATACCCTGATCCCCCAAACTTGTTTCCATAATAACGCCTTCAGCCCTGCCTTCCCATTTTCTTTCAAAGTGAACCCATAAATTACCACTTGAACCCTTCCTCTTAAAAAcctttacaaattaagtccaACTTTTACCAAGTAGCCCCCTCTCTCTACATTTATTTTCAAATGAAGTCTAGAATTTACTATTTAGCTCCCCTCTTCCATAATTCCTTTCACATTAGGTCCAAATTATACCAAACACCCCTatcttctaaaaatctttacaaaGTAAATCCCAAAACTTACACCTTTAACCCCCTATCtctaaaattatgacaattagctcctcgagaccaacacctcgctatataattattgatttagggctactatacattcattaatttatttatttatttataaaaagggtGTTAcaaaatatagcttatatttaaatataatatcgttattatgaacttataaataagatttatcagtgattcaaagtcgttatactaaTTGATCTTCTTATGGGAGacgtgtctagaatggtcacgttgggtttggttgttggatttcagaaaagttATATGTCGAAATGGTTATGCCTCCCAACCATCCTgcctggctgatccttacttgatagatcatgaagtagactctgagttaatgacgaatctagactaataattagtcgcaataaatattagactaaaatctagtggtaataatacaaggtttcatcgaaggaaatcatattgttaagaagTGAAGCGTTGCTCAAATTTCGAGTCATCATTATAACAAgtaagtgtatagttactttcatcttacacatagatatgaagtattttatataaattacatgttatgtgtgcatattatctgaatacttgttgtctatgttggatgaacgattttatacatgttttaaatgatttaaattgtatatgtattttatatctacaaaatgtgttgggtaaaacatgggtagatgtaatacttggtgtgtgataaaataaaatgatgagaggcctcaatgttgttgatccagtcatctagcggagtatagatgacgaccaccgacttttctagacagtccagtggaacgctagtaggctcacaacctgtaggtgtttctGAAAGATGTGTTCATCGGTGTaattcatccccctcatggttacctttaggacatttattgctaaggaacccccttagcagtagtgtccatcccaatgatgatccttaggctaggtcccttatgaaaggtgttttagggacgtaaagtgaggataacgtgaATGAGTAATCGAgttattattggttgatgaaattaataaacttatttattgtgggttgaaaaccctatgtgctcaccaggtcccaagcctgacccactcagtttcttgtattacaggtagtggcactcgagcatagatgtgatgtttggatgagggattacggattatAGGCATAtagatatgaataaatgttgtaaggtttatattgtactatttatgtttttgatctgtatcgaacatgacatcccgaggtttttaacgaaatacatttcttcggaaatgctttgataagtctttatcgtATTTtcttttaggaacaaattccgcaacacttttctttaaaatgttgctctgatttttaaacaagcatgaacaaaatcggtcttttctggccatgaaaatggggatgtcacagttacgGTACatgtgtacgctgagcatacAAGGGCGTGccgtagtacgctgggcgtacatctgTACGTAGGGCATACGTGTCAGGCATGCAAACTGTAATTTTTAGGGGTTGGctcatatttaaaccccattatagcctcatttCCCCTCACTTCATCAGCCTCCATAATCTTAAaatgttttgtaaccctaatctaCCTTGTGAAGCATTTCTAAGCTTGAGTGTGTTTTTTTGTGCTTTGAAGAAAAAGGAAGAATGAAGAGACCATCTTGGAGGAGGGAAGCAAATTGGATTTGGGATTTCTACCTTGTTTGCAaccttttgaaggtaaaaagcttgcaactttaccaaTCCATCATATAGATCTATATCTTGTTCTTTTAAAGACATTTTTTGGTCCCAAATGGTGAATCTTGAGCATGGcttgttcttgacccattaattCGTCCCtttagaccttaggagaggtcttaaGCCATAAAAACATAGTCATTATGGTTAGTTTTGTCCCATGCATGTTATTGAAGGACTTAATACGTTAAGATGTggagttttggtgttttaaacacTTATTGAGCATgcaaggtcataaagttggaaactttatgaccccTAGTGAtattttggttgtgggtttaCAACTGGACGCATTAAGTcgaagtattaagcacttaatgggaaaagaagaaaacatgggagtacgtcgtgcgtactagtgtgtacgcccagcatactcggtCAGCCATCCCGATTCGGTCAACGaatgagtacgccccgcatacgctcACTGTgttgactcggttgggttgactcagttgacttgaccacattgactttgactttgaccaagtttgacgtaagggtattttaggtattttgggaTGGTGATTGAGGATTGTTCATTTGGTTGGATAGGTGACGGTTAGAGCTAAGATTCGGAGTCGAGACCTCATCAACTTTTGtccagactgtgaggtgagttttcctcattgtacttacaggttgaaggcaccaagcaCGACCCAATGGAttagatattttttttatttgatggTATACTAtcgtgttgtagtgatctgttagatctgtatcctgatataggatgatgttatgcttagttaTCTGTAGATTAGCATGATTGTCTGTTGATagattatatgattatctgttatatgtgcacatgttttggtgggtggttgaggctttactgctatGTGTGTGGGCCAACAGAccgggggcattccaacccgatggttgattgggacTGAGGgtatcccgaggatgactggacccctTGTATATTGACATTCCAATCCGATGGTTGACTGGGCCTAAggtattctaacccgatggtttactggacccattgtatattggcattccaccTAGGGTATTCTAACGTATAAGATATTGCCTAAAATTTATGTATAATTATGATAATATGAAAATACCTCACACTTGGACTTTGCTCGACCCCAAACAAACTAGAATCTATTCAGGCCGAAACTATAATTGAACTCCAGTATTACAATGAATAAGCATTGTTTACcaatatcatacaaaacatgtcaACTCAAGGACATTTGTTATACAAAAACAAGCCAATTTTTGTATTCGTTTGGTTATTTTACAACCCTATTAACCATTTTTAAACAAATAATAACTAAATTAATTTATCCTTAGtctttataaaatgttttataaTTCACCCCAATCtaatttgtttgaaaataaaatgttttataattCACCCAAATCTAATTTGTTATTTGCAAACACATGtaatatttttaaaaagaaaaaagtatTTTACAGTaacattaaataaaattaatatattacaCTGTATACTAAATCTATGGTAAAAACCAATAAAGCATTATTTAGAATCTAACTGCTTAATTATATTCCAAAAAGCATCTCCGATTTCTATAATTTTTCATATTCTTTCTATTTTTCtacatatacatacatgcataaattAAGAATTTtccacaagttcaaacattaataATACAcataaaaacaagttttatataaatccaaatacattagataacatataagcataagttttacatcaattcacatatattaaaaagaaaacaaaatataataccgAAACGAAATAATGTTTTAGATAAATACAAGTATATCAAAATactttataacatttatcatatgtttttatttaactGGTTCAACCACCAAATAGATGTGAAAAAGACCACCAAAGTTTCTTATGCAAAATTATTCTTTTCCATATGTTTTTGTTCAATTTAACATGTTCAACCAATTTAATTTTAACTGGTTCAACCAGGTTTTTTGTAAAAACACCCGACCCGCCCTCCCTTCCTTCCTGGTCCagccggttcaaccggtttctAAATCATTGAACAAATGAATCTTTTGAAAAGGATGATCTTGAATACCTTTATTATTAATTATGCAAGTCATTTCCAAGGTTCTTGCAAAGAGGATTTATTCTTTGAAATTCCGGAGCAACCATGAGTTTGCAAAAATATTAAAGGAATCCATATTTAAAAGTTACTCGTTTTGGCTCCAAAACATATGGATTGAATCCCATAAACGCAAGAAATATTGAAAATTAATTACCAAATTTCGTTTCGAAGCAAAAACTTACAAGAAAATACAAACATAAAGATATCACTTTCACTTCGCACGAGTTACAAATGCACAGCAGCCATAGATTTCATGACACACGAAGACACATCCATGTCACGAGCCACCTCATTCTTGGACACATGAACCCAATCCATATTCGGATCCGATACATCACATATGGTCACAAACTCCAACACCTGTCCAAAAATCTTAAACATTTCAACCCCAAAAATTAAGTTCTTATCACCAACAAACACTGCATTCCAGTCCATGGGTGCATCAGGATGCATCAAAACCTGATTCCAACTTAAACAAACAAGATCAAGCTCCCACAACTTTCTAACCGCCTTATTTCTCCTTCCAATTTCACCATCTCCTTCACACCACGAAACCGCCACCATAAACAACCGTTCACCACCACACGACACCAGTTTCGGGGAGTACTCATGGACACGTGGCGGCACCGGATTTGTCGGGACCCGAACCCAAAAACCATGTTTAATGTCATACGCCGCAAGTTTATCACTCTCGGAGTAAACGTAAAAAACCCCGTTACAAACAACAGCCGAACAAATGACCCCGAAATCAACCGGAACCCGTTGGATTTCCGTCCATTTGTTCGATGAAGAATCGTAAATCTCGCATGAATCTAACGGCTCGTCGAATGAACCGACCCCACCTACCGCAATTATCAAGAACCGTGTTTGTGTCTGTGTCAGTGTCCGTGTCCGTGTTCGGGTTTGACTTTTGATGGTCAAACGATCGGAGTTGACTTCATAGACTCCAAGAACCGGTTTCGATCTTGCATGTCTCATAGATGCGACTTTGTGAAAAGATTTCATCAACGGATTAAAAACCAATACTCCACGGTGTGTTTTCCGGCTCGAACACCCTCCGATGATGTAAACAGTATCATGGACCGTCGCCACGGAGAATAAAAACCGGCCGTTTAAAACTTCGGTTTCAATTTTATGCCATTTTTTGAAAGAAACATCAAACGCGTAAATCTCACGTGAGCAATATCCGTTTTTAACAGTACCAAAAAGGAACAACCATGGACTCGGGTAAAACCCGTCTTTTCTCATTTGTAAAAACCGAGGGGTGGTTGTTAATGACCTCCATTTTTTGCACACGAGACGTGTGTTCATTAGGCTTGTTAACGGGAGTCTCATTAAACACATCTCGAGAATATCATCGGGAAGAAACACATGCATGGCGTTGTTTTGGGCTTCAAAATGATTCTTTTTTGTATAATTTCTTTTCCAAAACCTCTCAACTCCATACGAGAAACAATCGATACTCGTGTCGTGGGTCCCGCACACAGGTTTGGGTACTTTACCGAGTTGGGCGAAGTCGTCGGTTGTTGCGGCTCCAACCTTGCACCCTCCTCCACCTCGGGTGTATAAACTTAGACACCTTAATGAAACCCCTGTGGTGtcatcttcatcctccatcacactTCCATAATTGTTGGAAGTTTTGAGTTCTTGATGTGAACT containing:
- the LOC111902525 gene encoding F-box/kelch-repeat protein At5g42350, whose product is MLECKMKSEQQQGESSHQELKTSNNYGSVMEDEDDTTGVSLRCLSLYTRGGGGCKVGAATTDDFAQLGKVPKPVCGTHDTSIDCFSYGVERFWKRNYTKKNHFEAQNNAMHVFLPDDILEMCLMRLPLTSLMNTRLVCKKWRSLTTTPRFLQMRKDGFYPSPWLFLFGTVKNGYCSREIYAFDVSFKKWHKIETEVLNGRFLFSVATVHDTVYIIGGCSSRKTHRGVLVFNPLMKSFHKVASMRHARSKPVLGVYEVNSDRLTIKSQTRTRTRTLTQTQTRFLIIAVGGVGSFDEPLDSCEIYDSSSNKWTEIQRVPVDFGVICSAVVCNGVFYVYSESDKLAAYDIKHGFWVRVPTNPVPPRVHEYSPKLVSCGGERLFMVAVSWCEGDGEIGRRNKAVRKLWELDLVCLSWNQVLMHPDAPMDWNAVFVGDKNLIFGVEMFKIFGQVLEFVTICDVSDPNMDWVHVSKNEVARDMDVSSCVMKSMAAVHL